From a single Fusobacterium ulcerans ATCC 49185 genomic region:
- the asrC gene encoding sulfite reductase subunit C, whose amino-acid sequence MKHDMNINKLKLNCFRQSKVPGEFMLQMRVPGGLVKAKYLSTIQYIAETWGNGTFHLGMRQTLNAPGIKYESIPEVNKYLEEYIKDIEVEMCNVDMDVNEAGYPTIGARNIMACIGNSHCIKANINTFELAKKIEKEIFPSHYHIKIAIAGCPNDCAKGHFNDFGILGVTKPIYLKDRCIGCGRCVKVCEHAATRVLKLVNNKIEKDSCCCVGCGECVEACPASAWVRPTKKLYRVLIGGRTGKQYPRMGKMFLNWVTEDVVIKVIQNWQNFSANVLHHKPVYLHGGHLIDRAGYAKFKDLILKDVELNPEALVAQRVLWAETEYRANINLRAVKDIPSPGEDYTK is encoded by the coding sequence ATGAAACATGATATGAATATAAATAAATTGAAGTTAAACTGTTTCCGCCAATCTAAAGTACCTGGAGAATTTATGCTTCAAATGCGTGTACCTGGAGGGCTTGTTAAGGCAAAATATTTGAGTACAATTCAATATATTGCAGAAACTTGGGGAAATGGGACTTTCCACTTAGGAATGAGACAGACATTAAATGCTCCTGGAATAAAATATGAAAGTATTCCTGAAGTAAATAAATATCTGGAAGAGTACATCAAAGATATTGAAGTAGAAATGTGTAATGTTGATATGGATGTCAATGAAGCTGGGTATCCAACAATAGGAGCAAGAAATATAATGGCTTGTATAGGTAATTCTCATTGTATAAAAGCAAATATAAATACTTTTGAGTTAGCTAAGAAAATAGAAAAAGAGATATTTCCAAGTCATTATCATATAAAAATAGCGATAGCAGGATGTCCTAATGATTGTGCTAAAGGACATTTCAATGACTTTGGTATACTTGGAGTTACAAAACCAATCTATCTGAAAGATAGATGTATTGGGTGTGGAAGATGTGTAAAAGTATGTGAACATGCAGCTACAAGAGTACTTAAATTAGTAAATAATAAGATAGAAAAAGACAGCTGCTGCTGTGTAGGGTGTGGAGAATGTGTAGAAGCATGTCCAGCTTCAGCATGGGTAAGACCTACTAAAAAATTGTATAGAGTACTAATTGGAGGAAGGACAGGAAAACAATATCCAAGAATGGGAAAAATGTTTTTAAACTGGGTTACAGAAGATGTAGTAATAAAAGTAATCCAAAACTGGCAAAACTTCTCAGCTAATGTTCTTCATCATAAACCAGTATATCTCCATGGTGGACATCTTATTGACAGAGCAGGATATGCAAAATTTAAAGATTTAATACTAAAAGATGTAGAATTAAATCCAGAAGCATTAGTAGCACAAAGAGTTTTATGGGCTGAAACAGAGTATAGAGCTAATATAAATCTAAGAGCTGTTAAAGATATTCCAAGTCCTGGAGAGGATTATACTAAATAA
- the asrB gene encoding anaerobic sulfite reductase subunit AsrB, with amino-acid sequence MENILLPEPHKILNITKMTDLEWLFRVEYKDVSKVQFGQFMQISLPKVGECPISITNFSIEENWLEFLIRKVGIVTDELFKLKPGSIMPMRGPYGKGFNLENYKGKNVIVVTGGSGLAPIRSFINYIYKNSETVKSLELLFGFKDMESVLFKEDLLNWREKFQLTLTVDKGCGIDGECVGLVTEYVPQLQLLCKDFNDLEIIIVGPPVMMKYTALEFKKIGIPDENIWLSFERKMSCAVGKCGHCRIDETYVCLEGPVFNYSKAKNLVD; translated from the coding sequence ATGGAAAATATTTTATTGCCTGAACCACATAAAATTTTAAATATAACAAAAATGACTGATTTAGAATGGTTGTTTCGTGTAGAATATAAAGATGTATCTAAAGTTCAATTTGGGCAATTTATGCAGATTTCTCTTCCTAAAGTAGGAGAATGTCCAATTTCTATAACAAATTTTTCTATTGAAGAAAACTGGTTAGAATTTCTTATAAGAAAAGTAGGAATTGTAACAGATGAACTTTTTAAATTAAAACCTGGATCTATTATGCCTATGAGAGGTCCTTATGGAAAAGGATTTAATTTGGAAAACTATAAAGGAAAAAATGTAATTGTTGTAACTGGAGGTTCTGGTCTTGCCCCTATTAGAAGTTTTATAAACTATATATATAAAAATTCTGAAACAGTAAAATCTTTAGAGCTTCTATTCGGATTTAAAGATATGGAATCTGTGTTGTTTAAAGAAGATCTTTTAAATTGGAGAGAGAAGTTTCAACTAACTTTAACTGTTGATAAAGGGTGTGGTATAGATGGAGAATGTGTTGGATTAGTAACTGAATATGTTCCACAATTACAGCTTTTATGTAAAGATTTTAATGATTTAGAAATAATAATTGTTGGTCCTCCTGTAATGATGAAATATACAGCTCTTGAATTTAAAAAAATAGGAATTCCTGATGAAAATATTTGGCTTTCGTTTGAAAGAAAAATGTCTTGTGCAGTTGGGAAATGTGGTCACTGCAGAATAGATGAAACTTATGTGTGTCTGGAAGGACCTGTATTTAATTATTCAAAAGCTAAAAATTTAGTTGATTAA
- the asrA gene encoding anaerobic sulfite reductase subunit AsrA: MGYFISNEKFDQIINKMREEYRIYAPKRFEGQGRYSDTDVIRYDEINSVKEIIYDVKSTYAAKEVFMPLNQTIMYFIEGKYTESQLKDERDILIFARACDINAIKRFDDIYLKNGNYEDPYYKRIREKTKFILMECPANGWDTCFCVSMETNKAEEYVFGVKFLEEGIMLENKENEFNEYFSENEKNDFAVTPVSQNQREVRIPEINSKEIENKIKTLDMWKEYDKRCLECGSCTVACSTCTCFTTYDINYSSDTDAGERRRMHASCHIDGFTSIAGGHSFRNTPGDKMRFKVLHKIHDHKALFKEYQMCVGCGRCDERCPVGISFIHAVNRLAQEVDKLNKEVK, encoded by the coding sequence ATGGGCTATTTTATATCTAATGAAAAATTTGACCAGATTATCAATAAGATGAGAGAGGAGTATAGAATATATGCTCCAAAAAGATTTGAAGGTCAAGGAAGATATTCTGATACTGATGTAATAAGATATGATGAAATAAACTCAGTTAAAGAAATTATTTATGATGTTAAGTCAACTTATGCAGCCAAGGAAGTTTTTATGCCTCTTAATCAGACTATTATGTATTTTATTGAGGGAAAATATACAGAAAGTCAATTGAAAGATGAAAGAGATATCCTTATATTTGCAAGAGCTTGTGACATTAATGCAATAAAAAGATTTGATGATATCTATTTAAAAAATGGTAACTACGAAGATCCTTATTATAAGAGAATAAGAGAAAAAACAAAATTCATTCTTATGGAATGCCCAGCTAATGGATGGGATACATGTTTCTGTGTTTCTATGGAAACTAATAAAGCAGAAGAATATGTATTTGGAGTAAAATTCCTAGAAGAAGGAATAATGCTGGAAAATAAAGAGAATGAATTTAATGAATATTTTAGTGAAAATGAAAAAAATGATTTTGCTGTGACTCCAGTATCTCAAAATCAAAGAGAGGTAAGAATTCCAGAGATTAATTCCAAAGAAATAGAAAATAAGATAAAAACTTTAGATATGTGGAAAGAGTATGATAAAAGATGTTTGGAATGTGGAAGCTGTACAGTAGCTTGTTCAACTTGTACATGTTTCACAACATATGATATAAATTATTCTTCAGATACAGATGCAGGAGAAAGAAGGAGAATGCATGCCTCATGTCATATAGATGGATTTACATCTATAGCTGGGGGACATTCCTTTAGAAATACTCCAGGGGATAAAATGAGATTTAAAGTTTTACATAAAATACATGATCACAAAGCTCTCTTTAAAGAGTATCAGATGTGTGTAGGATGTGGTAGATGCGATGAAAGATGTCCAGTAGGTATCTCTTTTATTCATGCTGTTAATAGATTAGCTCAAGAGGTTGACAAACTTAATAAGGAGGTAAAATAA
- a CDS encoding peptidylprolyl isomerase produces the protein MKNIFKFLLMGLIFVSAVSCSSLKKMINSQEVARYNDVRATFVTTQGEINFYLYPEAAPITVANFINLAKRGYYDNTKIHRAVENFVVQGGDPTETGTGGPGYFIPDEIVNWLDFFQQGMLAMANAGPNTGGSQYFMTLYPAEWLNGKHTIFGEYISDSDFEKIRKLEVGDVIKEIKFSGDVDLILSLHKDQVDEWNAILDKEYPNLKQYPVKDISTYGGKVAEYREELENIYTRKNDDAGEDKEYFIPRLIRATEKKIKGVVSSDEESTEF, from the coding sequence ATGAAAAATATATTTAAATTTTTATTAATGGGACTAATTTTTGTGAGTGCAGTTTCTTGTTCAAGTTTGAAAAAAATGATTAATAGTCAGGAAGTTGCAAGATACAATGATGTAAGAGCTACGTTTGTAACAACACAAGGGGAAATAAATTTTTATCTTTATCCAGAAGCAGCACCTATTACTGTTGCTAACTTTATTAATCTGGCTAAAAGAGGTTATTATGATAATACTAAAATACATCGTGCTGTAGAGAACTTTGTTGTTCAAGGTGGAGATCCTACTGAAACTGGAACTGGTGGACCAGGGTATTTTATTCCTGATGAAATAGTTAACTGGCTAGATTTCTTTCAACAAGGTATGCTTGCTATGGCTAATGCAGGACCTAATACAGGTGGATCACAATATTTCATGACTTTATATCCTGCTGAATGGTTAAATGGAAAACATACTATATTTGGTGAATACATAAGTGATTCTGATTTTGAAAAAATAAGAAAACTTGAAGTTGGAGATGTTATTAAAGAGATAAAATTCAGTGGAGATGTTGATCTTATCCTTTCATTACATAAAGATCAAGTTGATGAATGGAATGCAATATTAGATAAAGAATATCCAAACTTAAAACAATATCCTGTAAAAGATATTTCAACTTATGGGGGAAAAGTTGCTGAGTATAGAGAAGAATTAGAAAATATATATACTAGAAAAAATGATGATGCAGGAGAAGATAAAGAATATTTTATACCAAGATTAATAAGAGCTACTGAGAAAAAAATAAAAGGTGTGGTTTCTTCTGATGAAGAATCAACAGAATTCTAA
- a CDS encoding ABC transporter permease: MNKRRTSLFFFLLSMLFFYLPLLILIVYSFNEGKSMVWKGFSLKWYEELFMYSDNIWKAFRYSVFIAVLSGIISTVIGTLGAIGLQWYDFKGKKALQLLTYIPLVIPEIILGVSLLILFATIKFELGLTTIFIAHTTFNIPFVLFIILSRLEEFDYSIVEAAYDLGATELQTLRKVIIPAILPGIVSGFLISVTLSFDDFVTTFFVAGPGSSTLPLRIYSMIRLGVSPVINALSVLLIGISIILTLSTKSLQKYFVK, translated from the coding sequence ATGAATAAGAGAAGAACTTCATTATTTTTCTTTTTACTTTCAATGCTGTTTTTCTATCTTCCATTGCTTATATTGATTGTTTACTCTTTCAATGAAGGAAAATCTATGGTTTGGAAGGGATTTTCTTTAAAATGGTATGAAGAGCTTTTTATGTATTCAGATAACATTTGGAAAGCATTTAGATACAGTGTATTTATAGCTGTATTGTCAGGGATAATTTCTACAGTGATAGGAACACTGGGAGCTATTGGACTTCAATGGTATGACTTTAAAGGCAAGAAAGCATTGCAGCTTTTAACTTATATTCCATTGGTGATACCTGAGATAATACTTGGAGTGTCACTTTTGATTTTATTTGCTACAATAAAATTTGAACTTGGTTTAACAACTATATTTATAGCACATACAACTTTCAATATACCTTTTGTGCTTTTTATTATTTTATCAAGATTAGAAGAGTTTGACTATTCAATAGTTGAAGCAGCTTATGATCTTGGAGCTACAGAGCTTCAAACTTTGAGAAAAGTAATAATACCAGCTATTCTTCCAGGAATAGTATCTGGATTTTTAATATCTGTTACTCTGTCTTTTGATGATTTTGTAACTACTTTTTTTGTGGCAGGGCCAGGATCTTCTACCCTCCCATTAAGAATATATTCTATGATTAGATTGGGAGTTTCACCAGTTATAAACGCACTTTCTGTATTATTAATAGGAATATCAATAATATTAACTTTGTCTACAAAAAGTTTACAAAAATATTTTGTTAAATAA
- a CDS encoding ABC transporter permease — translation MVKKNKLGTLYTLPITIWLIIFFMIPMVIVLAYAFLKKGTYGGVELELSTASFYIFTDRVFLTILLKTIYISVMVTMFTVLLSIPTSYYIARSKYKKELLFLVIVPFWTNFLIRIYAWIALLGNNGFLNSILMKLGIINEPLQFLYNTGAVIVISVYTSLPFAILPLYAVIEKFDFSLMEAARDLGATNGQAFFKIFMPNIKPGIITAVLFTFIPTLGSYAVPKLVGGTQATMLGNIIAQHLTVTRNWPLASTISGALILVTSIAILIFMKLSNRKMRLDEGVGENE, via the coding sequence CTGGTGAAGAAAAATAAACTAGGAACTTTGTATACTCTGCCAATAACTATATGGCTCATAATTTTCTTTATGATACCAATGGTTATTGTACTGGCATATGCTTTTTTGAAAAAAGGAACTTATGGAGGAGTAGAGTTAGAATTATCTACTGCTAGTTTTTATATCTTTACAGACAGAGTATTTCTGACTATACTTCTAAAAACTATATATATATCTGTAATGGTAACTATGTTTACGGTTCTTTTGTCTATACCTACATCTTACTACATAGCTAGATCTAAGTATAAAAAAGAGCTTCTGTTTCTAGTAATTGTACCATTTTGGACAAATTTTCTAATAAGAATATATGCATGGATAGCACTTCTTGGGAATAATGGATTCCTTAATTCTATTCTTATGAAACTGGGAATAATAAATGAGCCATTGCAGTTTCTTTACAATACAGGAGCTGTAATAGTAATATCAGTATATACAAGTCTGCCTTTTGCTATACTTCCTCTTTATGCAGTAATAGAAAAATTTGATTTTTCTTTAATGGAAGCTGCAAGAGATTTAGGAGCTACAAATGGACAGGCATTTTTCAAAATATTTATGCCTAATATAAAACCAGGAATAATAACAGCAGTTCTATTTACATTTATTCCTACATTGGGTTCTTATGCTGTTCCAAAATTAGTTGGAGGAACACAGGCTACTATGTTGGGAAATATAATAGCACAGCACTTAACAGTTACTAGAAACTGGCCTTTAGCATCAACTATATCAGGTGCTTTGATACTGGTAACATCTATTGCAATACTTATTTTTATGAAATTAAGCAATAGAAAGATGAGACTTGATGAAGGAGTTGGTGAAAATGAATAA
- a CDS encoding ABC transporter ATP-binding protein: protein MGKKDIKIENINKSYDGVQVLKNINLNIEDGEFFSILGPSGCGKTTLLRMIAGFIEPDSGAIYLGDEDIISLPPNKRNVNTIFQKYALFPHLSVYENVAFPLRIKKLDEATIDEEVKKFIKMVGLSEHIYKKPNQLSGGQQQRVSIARALINKPGVLLLDEPLSALDAKLRQNLLIELDTIHDEVGITFIFITHDQQEALSISDRIAVMNEGKVLQVGTPAEVYEAPADSFVADFIGENNFFDGKIKSIQDETYATLVNDDLGELIFEMDKPAKVGDYVQVSIRPEKIKLSKTMPKKLHENYNILKVYVDEVIYSGFQSKYFVWLNNDKKNPFKVFKQHAVYFDDNDEGAIWWDEDAYISWDADDGFLVEVRAGEEK from the coding sequence TTGGGAAAAAAAGATATTAAAATTGAAAATATCAATAAGAGCTATGATGGAGTTCAAGTATTAAAGAACATCAATTTAAATATAGAAGATGGAGAATTTTTCTCTATTTTGGGACCTTCAGGATGTGGAAAAACTACACTTTTAAGAATGATTGCTGGATTCATAGAACCTGACAGTGGAGCTATTTATCTGGGAGATGAAGATATAATATCACTTCCTCCTAATAAAAGAAATGTAAATACCATATTTCAGAAATATGCTTTATTTCCGCATTTAAGTGTATATGAAAATGTAGCATTTCCTCTAAGAATAAAAAAATTGGATGAAGCAACTATTGATGAAGAAGTAAAGAAATTTATTAAAATGGTGGGGCTGAGTGAACATATATATAAAAAACCAAATCAATTATCTGGAGGACAGCAACAGAGAGTTTCTATTGCTAGAGCTTTGATAAATAAACCAGGAGTACTTCTTTTGGATGAACCATTATCCGCTCTTGATGCTAAACTAAGACAAAATCTTTTGATAGAATTGGATACTATTCATGATGAAGTAGGAATAACATTTATTTTTATTACACATGACCAGCAGGAGGCACTTTCCATCTCTGACAGAATTGCTGTAATGAATGAAGGAAAGGTTCTGCAAGTAGGAACACCAGCAGAAGTATATGAAGCTCCTGCAGATTCTTTTGTAGCAGATTTCATAGGAGAAAATAATTTCTTTGATGGAAAAATAAAATCTATACAAGATGAAACATATGCAACTCTTGTAAATGATGATTTAGGAGAGCTTATTTTTGAAATGGATAAGCCAGCAAAAGTAGGAGATTATGTACAAGTATCGATAAGACCTGAAAAGATAAAATTATCTAAAACTATGCCTAAAAAATTACACGAAAATTATAATATATTGAAAGTATATGTAGATGAAGTTATCTATTCTGGATTTCAAAGTAAATACTTTGTGTGGCTGAATAATGATAAAAAAAATCCATTTAAAGTTTTTAAACAGCATGCTGTATATTTTGATGATAATGATGAAGGAGCTATTTGGTGGGATGAAGATGCTTACATATCTTGGGATGCAGATGATGGATTTTTAGTAGAGGTGAGAGCTGGTGAAGAAAAATAA
- a CDS encoding Na/Pi cotransporter family protein, with protein MYLDVFFKVVGGLGLFLYGMENMSSGMQKIAGEKLKKTLAALTTNRIMAIIMGIFVTGMAQSSSVSTVMTIGFINASLLTLQQGLGVILGANVGTTITGWLLALNIGKYGLPIVGFAAITFMFLKGEKSRTRALTIMGFGFIFLGLELMSTGLSPLRTLPEFIELFHSFKAHTFLGVIKVALVGALLTGVVQSSAATLGITITLAVQGLIDYPTAVALVLGENVGTTVTALFASIGANSNAKRAAYAHTLINIVGVIWATILFKPYLKLLENFSDPAVNMSTAIATAHTIFNIVNVILFIPFIGYLAKFLCKIVKDDDNGIVKVTRLSSLMVTLPSVIISQTKTEVLAMASNIKEVFFKLEELYYDDSKLETYCEEINEIEYKLDLYEKEVSDANFSILNKGLQASYVEQTRGNLITCDEYETISDYLARVSNGLKRLKTDDIQLTSIKKETLQKLNSMVFDFFDDINKAYDTNNKELFIVSIKKYTAIKNLYKEARNEHFANEATNNDIMPSKLSTGYMDILNYYRRATDHIYNIIEHFAKI; from the coding sequence ATGTATTTAGACGTCTTTTTTAAGGTGGTAGGAGGACTGGGCCTTTTCCTTTATGGTATGGAAAATATGTCTTCTGGAATGCAGAAAATAGCTGGAGAAAAATTGAAAAAAACTCTGGCAGCTCTTACTACTAACAGAATAATGGCTATCATTATGGGGATATTTGTAACAGGAATGGCACAATCTTCATCAGTAAGCACTGTTATGACAATAGGTTTTATAAACGCTTCCCTTCTTACTCTTCAGCAAGGACTTGGAGTTATTCTTGGAGCCAATGTTGGAACTACTATTACTGGTTGGCTGTTAGCCCTTAACATTGGTAAATATGGACTGCCAATAGTTGGATTTGCTGCCATCACATTTATGTTTCTAAAAGGTGAAAAAAGCAGAACAAGAGCTCTTACAATAATGGGATTTGGATTTATCTTTTTAGGACTTGAATTAATGAGCACAGGATTAAGTCCGCTGAGAACACTTCCTGAATTTATAGAATTATTTCACTCATTCAAAGCACATACATTCTTAGGAGTTATAAAAGTGGCACTTGTTGGTGCTCTTCTTACTGGTGTTGTCCAATCTTCAGCTGCTACTCTGGGAATTACTATAACTTTGGCTGTACAAGGACTTATTGATTACCCTACTGCTGTAGCACTTGTACTTGGAGAAAATGTTGGTACTACTGTTACTGCATTATTTGCTTCTATTGGAGCAAACTCTAATGCTAAAAGAGCTGCTTATGCTCATACTCTTATTAATATAGTTGGAGTTATTTGGGCAACAATTTTATTCAAACCATATTTAAAATTATTAGAAAATTTTTCCGATCCTGCTGTAAATATGTCTACTGCAATAGCTACTGCACATACAATTTTCAATATAGTCAATGTCATTTTATTTATTCCATTTATTGGATATCTTGCTAAGTTCCTATGTAAAATTGTTAAGGATGATGATAATGGTATTGTAAAAGTAACTCGTTTAAGTTCTCTGATGGTAACTCTTCCTAGTGTTATTATTAGTCAAACTAAAACTGAAGTATTGGCTATGGCTTCTAATATTAAAGAAGTTTTCTTTAAACTGGAAGAACTTTATTATGATGATTCCAAACTAGAAACATATTGTGAAGAAATAAATGAAATTGAATATAAACTTGACCTCTATGAAAAAGAAGTATCAGATGCAAATTTCTCTATTCTTAATAAAGGATTACAAGCATCTTATGTAGAGCAAACAAGGGGAAATCTTATCACATGTGATGAGTATGAAACCATCAGTGATTACCTTGCCAGAGTATCTAATGGTTTAAAAAGATTAAAAACTGATGATATTCAGCTTACCAGCATAAAAAAAGAAACTCTTCAAAAACTCAATAGTATGGTTTTCGATTTCTTTGATGATATAAACAAAGCTTATGATACAAATAACAAAGAATTATTTATTGTTTCTATTAAAAAATATACTGCTATAAAAAATCTTTATAAAGAAGCAAGAAATGAGCATTTTGCCAATGAAGCCACAAATAATGATATAATGCCTTCTAAATTAAGTACTGGATATATGGATATTTTAAACTACTATAGAAGAGCAACAGATCATATTTACAATATAATAGAACACTTTGCTAAAATTTAA
- a CDS encoding tetratricopeptide repeat protein has protein sequence MKSILSQETINILEQMDYLEDILKTVYSGIDKGLYTEEEMKNDLEAVLWLSYAYINYDTYPAYLKAERLLKRVEQQGEKKGVWCYRYASSLLFLKKYDLALKYCKQAVENDPEYPWGWLLLAKMYYKFNEKEKAFEAIEAGLKLVPDDYEFTTLKKEIEAGESFAKIINHYIDEEYDKSREDEDRLERLEKEIAEYRKRYEGKPKQKC, from the coding sequence ATGAAAAGTATATTGTCACAAGAAACAATAAATATTTTAGAGCAAATGGACTATCTTGAAGATATTTTAAAAACTGTATATTCTGGAATAGACAAAGGACTTTATACAGAGGAAGAAATGAAAAATGATCTTGAAGCGGTTTTATGGCTTTCTTATGCCTATATTAATTATGATACTTATCCTGCATATTTAAAAGCTGAAAGATTATTGAAAAGAGTTGAGCAGCAGGGAGAAAAAAAGGGAGTTTGGTGCTACCGTTATGCTTCATCTCTTCTCTTTTTAAAAAAATATGATCTAGCACTGAAATACTGCAAACAAGCTGTTGAAAATGATCCTGAATATCCTTGGGGATGGCTGCTTTTAGCAAAAATGTATTATAAATTTAATGAAAAAGAAAAGGCTTTTGAAGCTATAGAAGCTGGATTAAAACTTGTTCCAGATGACTATGAATTTACTACTTTAAAAAAAGAAATAGAAGCTGGAGAAAGTTTTGCAAAAATAATAAATCACTATATTGATGAAGAGTATGACAAATCTCGTGAAGATGAAGATAGACTGGAAAGACTAGAAAAAGAAATTGCTGAATACAGAAAAAGATATGAAGGAAAACCAAAACAAAAATGTTAG
- a CDS encoding CoA-disulfide reductase has product MKKIIIVGGVAAGMSAASKAKREKKDLEITVYEMTDIISWGSCGLPYYVGNFYDDSQRMIAKPLEQFQKEGIIVKMGHEVIGVDSEKKEVSVKNKATGEIFNDKYDELIITTGASAVKPPIKNIELENVFTLKEFSDGIILKKAMMKEENKKVVIIGAGYIGLEAAEAAVNLKKEVRIIQLGDRVIPGSFDKEITDIMEAELRGHKDVILNLDEAVSEFEGKDGKISGVKTNKGSYPADIVILATGVRPNTKFLEGTGIETLKNGAIIIDGRGRSSIKGIYAAGDCATVYHKIKKENVYIPLATTSNKIGRVVGENLAGKDKEFEGTLGSAAIKVLDLEAGRTGISSDEAEKMGINYKSVFVHDKNQTSYYPGQEDIFVKLIYDADTKKILGGQLIGKKGAVLRVDVLAAAIDKGMTTEELAYLDLCYAPPFSLTWDPLNVAGNLAK; this is encoded by the coding sequence ATGAAAAAAATAATAATAGTAGGAGGAGTAGCTGCTGGAATGAGTGCTGCTTCAAAAGCCAAAAGAGAGAAAAAAGACCTTGAAATAACAGTATATGAAATGACAGATATAATTTCTTGGGGAAGCTGTGGACTTCCATATTATGTAGGAAATTTTTATGATGATTCTCAAAGAATGATTGCTAAACCTTTAGAACAATTTCAAAAAGAGGGAATAATAGTTAAAATGGGACATGAGGTTATTGGAGTAGATAGTGAGAAAAAAGAGGTGTCAGTAAAAAATAAGGCAACTGGAGAAATATTCAATGATAAATATGATGAATTGATAATTACTACTGGAGCTTCTGCAGTAAAACCACCAATAAAAAATATAGAGCTGGAAAATGTATTTACATTAAAAGAATTTAGTGATGGGATAATTCTAAAAAAAGCAATGATGAAAGAAGAAAATAAAAAAGTAGTGATAATAGGAGCGGGTTATATAGGGTTAGAGGCAGCAGAAGCAGCTGTTAATTTAAAAAAAGAAGTAAGAATAATTCAATTGGGAGACAGAGTTATACCAGGTAGTTTTGATAAGGAAATAACTGATATAATGGAAGCTGAATTAAGAGGACATAAAGATGTAATTTTAAATTTAGATGAAGCTGTTTCTGAATTTGAAGGAAAAGATGGAAAAATTTCTGGAGTAAAAACTAATAAAGGTTCTTATCCTGCTGATATAGTTATTTTAGCAACAGGAGTAAGACCTAATACAAAATTTTTAGAGGGAACAGGAATTGAAACTTTAAAAAATGGAGCTATAATTATAGATGGCAGAGGAAGAAGCAGTATAAAAGGTATTTATGCTGCAGGAGATTGTGCAACAGTTTATCACAAGATAAAGAAAGAAAATGTATATATTCCATTAGCTACTACTTCAAATAAAATAGGAAGAGTAGTGGGAGAAAATCTTGCTGGAAAAGATAAAGAGTTTGAAGGAACATTAGGTTCAGCTGCAATAAAAGTATTAGACTTAGAAGCTGGAAGAACTGGTATATCATCAGATGAAGCTGAAAAAATGGGAATAAATTATAAATCTGTATTTGTACATGATAAAAATCAAACTTCTTATTATCCAGGACAGGAAGATATTTTTGTAAAACTTATATATGATGCAGATACTAAAAAAATCTTAGGAGGGCAGCTTATTGGAAAAAAAGGAGCTGTTTTAAGAGTAGATGTGCTAGCAGCAGCAATAGATAAAGGAATGACAACAGAAGAACTTGCTTACTTAGATTTATGCTATGCTCCACCATTTTCACTTACTTGGGATCCTTTAAATGTTGCTGGAAATCTAGCTAAATAA